Genomic DNA from Corallococcus silvisoli:
AGGGGTTGCCGGATGCGGAGGACCGCGCCTGGGCCCTGCGCGACACCTTCGACGGGCTGATGGACGTCATCGGCCGGTGGAGGCAGGCCCGCCCCACGCCCCCCACTCCCTCCGGCAGACGCCCCCCGCCCAAGACGTACCTCAACTAGCGGGGGCCGCCGTCCGGCGTCAGACCTCGTCCCAGCGGATCCTCAGCGAATAGCCGTGGGCCGAACGCTCCAGCACGTCCACGCGCGGCAACACCCGCGTGCGGCGCAGCACCTGCTCCAGCACCCCCGCCACGAAGTCCGGCAGCGGATCCGCGTCCTCCACGGACGCCCGCCACTCACGCTCGCGCACCGGCGTCAGCGACAACTTCATGTCCTCCCGGCCCGCGCGAAGGTACGTGGGCAGCCGCGTCAGGCACCGCTCCGCGCCCAGCAGCGGCGCCGCCGCCGCGAAGATGCGCCCCACCAGCGTCTGCGCGAACCCCTCTACGTAGTGCGTGCCCAGCACGCGGTTGGCGTCCTCGCACGCGAGGCCCGGACACGCATGCCGCCGGGCCACCGCCAGCGCCGAGCGCCACACCTCCAGCGGAAAGGACTCCTCCACCGCATCCAGGTCGTAGCCCACGTTGCGCAAGGCCTGCGCGAACGGACCCGACGGCCTCAACGCATGCAGGAACAGCCCATCGAAGTTCCGGCGAGGCACCCGCACCGCCAATGGCGAATGCGCGGGCCCGTCCCGTGTCTCGGGTTGAATCCACGACTCCATGTAGCAACCCCCCCAGGGTTCGGTTCCCCATCCCTCCCGGCCGGGAAACCACGAAGCAGTGTATCAGCCCCCGCGCCCCGGCCCTGCCCGCCCCGCCCGCCTGGATGCCGCTTGGATGGATTATTTCAGTGATTTTTCCCGCATTTTCCCGGGCCCGCCGGATCATTTCATGACGGCCTGCGTCGGGGATTTCTGGAGTTCGGGTCTCGATGGACCCCCACGAAAAGCAAAATTTCCGTGTCAACCGCTGAATTCACAGGAAGTCCACCAGTGGTATCCGCATTTTTCTGGGACTCCTCGTTATCTTCTTCAACCCATCGGAAACTCTCGGAGTTCACACGCGAGAATTGTTCATCCCCCTTGCAGTGTGAGTGATCCATGAGCATTCGCCGCACCGAAGGTCAGACGCCCGTTACTCTCCGTCCCACCACCGATACTTCGACGACGCAGGCGAAGGCCAAGAACGTGCTGCGCGTGAAGGACGGCTTCGAGTCCGTTTCGCGCGTTGGCGGCGCCGCGGTCCCGCAGACGACCGCCGCGCAGACGTCCGCGACCCAGTCGACGGGGGCCCAGCCGGGCCGCCTCGCGCTGGACAGCAAGGAGGCGCAGCAGGCCATCCAGACGTCGCTGAAGTACCTCACCCCGCCGATGACGGCCTCGTCGCTGCTGGCGGCGAACAAGTCCGGCCCCACGCTGGCGCCCAAGAGCGTCGAGCGCGACGAGCTGGGCATGACCCACGTCCGCCTGGACCGCATGCACGAGGGCGTGAAGGTCTTCGGCGAGCAGGTCATCAGCCACCTGGGCCAGGACGGCAAGGTGTCCAGCGTCACCGGTGAGCAGAACCCCATCCCCGCGGGCCTGGGTTCGCAGAAGCCCAAGCTGGCGCCGCAGCAGGCCATCGACATCGCGAAGAAGGAGCTGGGCGGCAAGGCCGACAAGCAGCCCTCTTCCGAGCGCGTCGTCTACCAGGACGCCGAAGGCAAGTATCACTCCGCCTACCAGGTGGAAGTGACGCAGATCGCCGGCCAGGAGAAGCCCAAGAAGCAGAACTACATCATCGACGCCAACACGGGGAAGGTGCTGGAGAGCTTCAACAAGATCGGCGGCTGGAGCAAGGCCGCGCCGGCCCCCATCCAGGTCAACGGCACCGCGAGCCCGAACGTCGCCATCCCGGACAAGGGCAAGGTCGAGTCGAAGATCAACATCCCGGACGGCGTGACGGTCGACAAGCTGTCGCTGGACCTCAACATCAAGCACACCTGGAGCGGCGACCTCAAGGTCACGCTGACCAGCCCCTCCGGCAAGTCGGCCGTGGTGCAGGACCGCAAGGGCGGCTCCAAGGACGACATCGTCGGCACGTTCGACCTGAGCACCGCCTTCGCCGGTGAGAGCACCAAGGGCGAGTGGAAGCTCACCGTCGAGGACAAGGCCGCGCGCGACACGGGCACCCTGAACAACTGGAGCCTGAACATCTCCGCGAAGGAGACCACGCCTCCTCCGACGGATCCGCAGAACCCGCCCGCGGGCAACCGCGACGACCTGTCCATGTACAGCGGCCACGTGGACCTGCAGACCACGAAGAACGCGGACGGCACGTACTCGCTGGAGGACACGACGCGCGGCAAGGGCGTGGTGACCTACGACGCGATGAACAAGTCCACGGCCAGCGGCCAGACGAAGATCAACGACAACAACGACAAGTGGGGCGAGGCCACCGACCCGGAGCGCGCCAAGGCCGGCATCGACGCGCACTACGGCGCGGCCATGACCTACGACTTCCTCAAGAACGTCCTGGGCCGTGACTCGATCGACGGCGCGGGCGAGAAGCTCGTCAACTACGTGCACGTGAAGAACAACTACGTGAACGCGTACTGGGACGGCGAGAAGATGAGCTACGGCGACGGCGACGGCAAGCAGTCCGGCCCGCTCACCACGCTGGACATCGCGGGTCACGAGATCGCGCACGGCCTCACGGAGCGCACCGCGGGCCTCATCTACAGCGGCGAGTCCGGCGGCCTGAACGAGTCCTTCTCCGACATCATGGGCACGGGCGTGGAGTGGTACGCCGCGAAGAACAACCCCGAGGCCAAGTGGAACTGGACCGTGGGCGAGGCCGCGTGGACCCCGAACAACGGCGACCCGGATGACGGCCTGCGCTACATGAACGACCCGACCAAGGACGGCTACTCGGTCGACAACTACAAGAACTACCCGAAGCAGACGGAGGTGCACGGCTCCAGCGGCATCTCCAACAACGCCTTCTAC
This window encodes:
- a CDS encoding M4 family metallopeptidase, whose amino-acid sequence is MSIRRTEGQTPVTLRPTTDTSTTQAKAKNVLRVKDGFESVSRVGGAAVPQTTAAQTSATQSTGAQPGRLALDSKEAQQAIQTSLKYLTPPMTASSLLAANKSGPTLAPKSVERDELGMTHVRLDRMHEGVKVFGEQVISHLGQDGKVSSVTGEQNPIPAGLGSQKPKLAPQQAIDIAKKELGGKADKQPSSERVVYQDAEGKYHSAYQVEVTQIAGQEKPKKQNYIIDANTGKVLESFNKIGGWSKAAPAPIQVNGTASPNVAIPDKGKVESKINIPDGVTVDKLSLDLNIKHTWSGDLKVTLTSPSGKSAVVQDRKGGSKDDIVGTFDLSTAFAGESTKGEWKLTVEDKAARDTGTLNNWSLNISAKETTPPPTDPQNPPAGNRDDLSMYSGHVDLQTTKNADGTYSLEDTTRGKGVVTYDAMNKSTASGQTKINDNNDKWGEATDPERAKAGIDAHYGAAMTYDFLKNVLGRDSIDGAGEKLVNYVHVKNNYVNAYWDGEKMSYGDGDGKQSGPLTTLDIAGHEIAHGLTERTAGLIYSGESGGLNESFSDIMGTGVEWYAAKNNPEAKWNWTVGEAAWTPNNGDPDDGLRYMNDPTKDGYSVDNYKNYPKQTEVHGSSGISNNAFYLLVEGGKNRTSGLEVKGGVGMEDGLKIFGRALTTYMTPKTTFAQAREATIKSATDLFGADSNQVQKVKDAWTAVGVN
- a CDS encoding DUF2378 family protein, whose protein sequence is MPRRNFDGLFLHALRPSGPFAQALRNVGYDLDAVEESFPLEVWRSALAVARRHACPGLACEDANRVLGTHYVEGFAQTLVGRIFAAAAPLLGAERCLTRLPTYLRAGREDMKLSLTPVREREWRASVEDADPLPDFVAGVLEQVLRRTRVLPRVDVLERSAHGYSLRIRWDEV